Proteins encoded within one genomic window of Raineyella fluvialis:
- a CDS encoding LysR family transcriptional regulator: MDLDLLECFVAVAEELNFGRAAERVHRSASPVSRAVKELERELRGELFVRDYHHVELTPLGRELLPLARRVLRDVDHLKARAHTVTRAAPERAVRLGVSQLCPPLACESFERMIVEGMPGSHVEVVFGSGAELLSALERGDLTVALVQLPIGRPRLSTRTLVKLVTWVIMRRGIRSASGRR, encoded by the coding sequence GTGGACCTGGACCTGCTCGAGTGCTTCGTCGCCGTTGCCGAGGAGTTGAACTTCGGCCGCGCAGCAGAACGCGTCCACCGGAGTGCCTCACCGGTGAGTCGGGCAGTCAAGGAGCTGGAGCGCGAACTCCGCGGCGAACTCTTCGTCCGCGACTATCACCATGTGGAGTTGACCCCCCTCGGACGGGAGCTCCTTCCGCTCGCTCGGCGCGTGCTCAGGGATGTGGATCACCTCAAGGCCAGAGCGCACACCGTCACCCGCGCCGCACCCGAGCGCGCCGTCCGGCTCGGTGTCTCGCAGCTGTGCCCTCCGCTGGCGTGTGAGTCGTTCGAGCGGATGATCGTCGAGGGGATGCCGGGGTCGCATGTCGAGGTCGTGTTCGGCAGCGGGGCCGAGTTGCTGTCCGCCCTGGAGCGGGGGGACCTGACGGTCGCCCTGGTCCAGTTGCCGATCGGGCGCCCGCGACTGTCGACGAGGACGCTGGTCAAGCTCGTGACCTGGGTGATCATGCGGAGGGGGATCCGCTCGGCGAGCGGGAGACGCTGA
- a CDS encoding DUF4332 domain-containing protein codes for MAHVENDLARIKGIGPKHAEVLKSIGVDSVKELRHRNAEKLKEMIETRHGKVIGLSVAECEDWISQAKALDS; via the coding sequence ATGGCACACGTCGAGAACGACCTGGCGAGGATCAAGGGCATCGGACCGAAGCACGCAGAGGTGCTCAAGAGCATCGGCGTGGACTCCGTGAAGGAGTTGCGGCACCGCAACGCCGAGAAGCTCAAGGAGATGATCGAAACTCGGCACGGTAAGGTCATCGGACTGTCTGTGGCAGAGTGCGAGGATTGGATCAGTCAGGCGAAGGCGCTGGACAGCTGA
- a CDS encoding tyrosine-type recombinase/integrase gives MPRITKPKADEPIRLVTTKTGEHRYEVVLTVSPPGERRRQVRRRFATLKEARAAVDHTRDAVRGGRFTPSSTVTLDQLVEQWLATRRDIRPVSREGYGQVLKPITTQHGDRRVQSISRAEVERWVASWPTTGGVRGKGISHRSIVYTLQALRQVFDFGVSQGLLPKSPVDGVKPPRRTAEDHTEFRVWTVAELGKFVKAADADPLAAAWRLTCCGLRRSEVLGMDWRAVDLDQGTVRVEAGRVVARETHTTTVDAPKSAASRREVPVEALQPGTVKILREEWLRQGRPTAGLVVINGAGEPVHPDAYGSRFRALCKDSGVPEVRLHSVRHCIATALHEAGEAPAAVARLLGHEVNTHLTFYVTSSDESARRAAERFGKVLAGGAHAV, from the coding sequence ATGCCCAGGATCACGAAGCCGAAGGCTGACGAGCCGATCAGACTCGTCACGACGAAGACGGGCGAACATCGGTACGAGGTGGTCCTCACTGTCAGCCCGCCCGGTGAGCGGCGCCGCCAGGTCCGGCGCCGCTTCGCCACCTTGAAGGAGGCGCGAGCAGCCGTTGACCACACCCGCGACGCGGTGCGCGGCGGGCGGTTCACACCCTCCAGCACCGTCACGCTCGACCAGCTCGTCGAGCAGTGGCTCGCCACACGTCGCGACATTCGCCCGGTCTCGCGGGAGGGCTACGGCCAGGTGCTCAAGCCGATCACGACCCAACACGGCGACCGGCGCGTGCAGTCAATCTCTCGCGCCGAGGTTGAACGCTGGGTGGCCTCGTGGCCGACGACCGGCGGCGTACGGGGCAAGGGCATCTCGCACCGCAGCATCGTGTATACCCTGCAAGCGCTTCGGCAGGTCTTCGACTTCGGGGTCAGCCAAGGTCTCCTGCCCAAGTCCCCGGTGGACGGCGTGAAGCCCCCTCGGAGGACTGCCGAGGACCACACAGAGTTCCGTGTATGGACGGTCGCGGAGCTCGGGAAGTTCGTGAAGGCCGCCGACGCGGACCCCCTGGCGGCGGCGTGGCGGCTCACGTGCTGCGGACTGCGTCGGTCAGAGGTGCTCGGTATGGACTGGCGGGCGGTGGACCTCGACCAAGGGACCGTGCGCGTCGAGGCGGGGCGAGTGGTTGCCCGCGAAACGCACACGACAACCGTGGACGCGCCGAAGTCGGCAGCCTCACGCCGCGAGGTGCCCGTAGAGGCCCTCCAGCCCGGCACCGTGAAGATCCTGCGGGAGGAATGGCTCCGCCAAGGACGACCCACCGCAGGGCTCGTTGTGATCAATGGAGCGGGGGAGCCGGTCCACCCCGACGCCTACGGCAGTCGATTCCGGGCCCTGTGCAAGGACTCCGGTGTGCCGGAGGTTCGCCTTCACTCTGTTCGCCACTGCATCGCGACAGCCCTCCATGAGGCTGGCGAGGCTCCCGCCGCCGTCGCCCGTCTGCTCGGCCACGAGGTCAACACCCATTTGACGTTCTATGTCACCAGCTCGGACGAGTCAGCCCGGCGGGCCGCCGAACGCTTCGGAAAGGTCCTGGCTGGCGGTGCGCATGCTGTCTAA
- a CDS encoding helix-turn-helix domain-containing protein: MPRDDTQTQPVYRVTGDLDGRRGIAEQLGVQPQSIYGLIHRGELRAVRIGTTIRVPQSAIDDFLEGR, encoded by the coding sequence GTGCCCAGGGATGACACCCAGACCCAGCCCGTCTACCGCGTCACCGGCGACCTGGACGGTCGCCGTGGCATCGCCGAGCAACTCGGCGTTCAACCGCAGAGCATCTACGGGCTGATCCACCGGGGAGAACTGCGGGCCGTCCGCATCGGAACGACGATCCGCGTCCCCCAGAGCGCCATCGACGACTTCCTCGAAGGCCGGTGA